From a region of the Campylobacter sp. genome:
- the rho gene encoding transcription termination factor Rho, with the protein MENTNQNSAQTAVSNSNQNGRKTYAKTHVPVEGYQIEELRSMDLENLIAIADELGVENPREFRRQALVFEILRMQTKQGGFILFTGILEVTAEGYGFLRGIDSNLSDSANDAYVSLSQIRKFALRVGDIVTGQVREPKDQEKYYALLKIEAINYKSIQEARERPLFDNLTPLFPTEKLKLEYDPMRLTGRVLDLFTPIGKGQRGLITAPPRSGKTELMKELANGITRNHPEVELLVLLVDERPEEVTDMERSVRGEVFSSTFDQPAFNHVRVAELVIEKAKRAVENGKDVVILLDSITRLARAYNTITPSSGKVLSGGVDANALHKPKRFFGAARNIENGGSLTIVATALIETGSRMDDVIFEEFKGTGNSEIILDRNISDRRIYPAINITKSGTRKEELLQGSENLQKIWALRSAISTMDDVEALKFLYAKMLKTKDNTELLSIMNG; encoded by the coding sequence ATGGAAAATACAAATCAAAATTCCGCTCAGACCGCCGTTTCAAATTCTAATCAAAACGGCAGAAAAACTTACGCTAAAACGCATGTTCCCGTCGAGGGCTATCAGATCGAGGAGCTCCGCTCGATGGATCTTGAAAATCTCATCGCCATAGCAGACGAGCTAGGCGTCGAGAACCCGCGCGAATTCCGCCGCCAAGCGCTCGTTTTTGAAATTTTACGCATGCAGACGAAGCAGGGCGGCTTCATACTTTTTACGGGGATTTTGGAGGTTACCGCCGAGGGTTACGGCTTTTTGCGCGGCATAGATTCAAATTTAAGCGACAGTGCCAACGACGCCTACGTGAGCCTAAGCCAGATCCGTAAATTCGCCCTTCGCGTCGGCGACATAGTCACGGGTCAGGTACGCGAGCCGAAGGATCAGGAGAAGTACTACGCGCTCTTAAAGATCGAGGCGATCAATTACAAATCGATCCAAGAGGCTAGAGAGCGTCCGCTATTTGACAATCTCACGCCACTCTTCCCGACCGAAAAGCTCAAGCTCGAATACGATCCTATGCGCCTTACCGGTCGCGTGCTTGATCTTTTCACCCCGATCGGCAAGGGGCAGCGCGGGCTCATCACGGCGCCTCCGCGTAGCGGTAAAACGGAGCTTATGAAGGAGCTCGCCAACGGCATTACGCGCAACCACCCCGAGGTCGAGCTTTTGGTGCTGTTAGTCGACGAGCGCCCGGAGGAGGTAACCGACATGGAGCGCAGCGTGCGCGGCGAGGTATTTAGCTCGACCTTCGATCAGCCCGCATTCAACCACGTTCGCGTCGCCGAGCTCGTCATCGAAAAGGCAAAACGCGCCGTCGAAAACGGCAAGGACGTCGTCATCCTGCTTGATAGCATCACCCGCCTTGCGCGCGCCTACAACACCATCACGCCTAGCAGCGGCAAAGTCCTAAGCGGCGGCGTGGACGCAAACGCCCTGCATAAGCCGAAGCGCTTCTTCGGTGCGGCGCGAAATATCGAAAACGGCGGCTCGCTTACCATCGTCGCTACCGCGCTCATCGAGACCGGCTCGCGAATGGATGACGTGATCTTCGAGGAGTTCAAAGGCACGGGCAACAGCGAGATCATCCTCGATCGCAACATCTCGGATCGTAGAATTTACCCCGCGATCAATATCACCAAGTCCGGCACGCGCAAAGAGGAGCTTTTGCAAGGCAGCGAAAATCTGCAAAAGATCTGGGCGCTGCGCTCGGCTATCTCGACGATGGACGACGTCGAGGCGCTG
- the accA gene encoding acetyl-CoA carboxylase carboxyl transferase subunit alpha, producing MASYLDFEKSIKQIDEDITAAKIRGDEDAVEILNKNLEKEISKVYKNLNEYQRLQLARHPDRPYAIDYIRALLQDARELHGDRAFRDDPSIVCYLGIMGNRKIAVIAEQKGRGTKNKLKRNFGMPHPEGYRKALRVAKLAEKFNLPILFLIDTPGAYPGLGAEERGQSEAIARNLYELSDLKTPTIAVVIGEGGSGGALAIGVADRLAMLQNSIFSVISPEGCAAILWNDPSKSEAATKALKITAEELKELGLIDDVIKEPKTGAHRDKDGAIKALGNYVLTELHKLDDLSIDELISRRQQKILRFGAYKEN from the coding sequence ATGGCGAGTTATTTGGACTTTGAAAAGTCTATAAAGCAGATCGATGAGGATATCACCGCTGCAAAAATTCGCGGCGATGAGGACGCGGTCGAAATTTTAAATAAGAACCTCGAAAAAGAAATTTCCAAAGTTTATAAGAATTTAAACGAATACCAAAGACTTCAGCTTGCGCGCCACCCGGATCGCCCTTACGCGATCGATTATATTCGTGCGCTTTTGCAAGACGCTAGGGAGCTTCACGGCGACCGCGCCTTTAGAGACGATCCGTCGATTGTATGCTATCTGGGCATTATGGGTAACCGCAAAATCGCCGTGATCGCCGAGCAGAAGGGCCGCGGCACCAAAAACAAGCTGAAGCGCAATTTCGGTATGCCCCATCCGGAGGGCTATCGCAAGGCGCTGCGCGTAGCGAAACTTGCCGAGAAATTTAACCTTCCTATTTTGTTTTTGATTGACACTCCGGGCGCATATCCGGGACTTGGTGCCGAGGAGCGTGGTCAAAGCGAAGCAATCGCGCGAAATTTATATGAGCTTAGCGATCTTAAAACGCCTACGATCGCCGTCGTTATAGGCGAGGGCGGCAGCGGCGGAGCTTTGGCTATCGGCGTGGCCGATCGGCTGGCGATGCTTCAAAACTCAATTTTTTCAGTTATCTCTCCTGAGGGCTGTGCCGCGATTTTGTGGAACGATCCAAGCAAGAGCGAGGCCGCTACGAAGGCGCTAAAAATCACCGCCGAGGAGCTAAAAGAGCTGGGTTTGATCGACGACGTGATCAAAGAGCCTAAAACGGGCGCCCACAGAGATAAAGACGGCGCGATAAAAGCGCTTGGAAACTACGTTTTAACCGAGCTGCACAAGCTAGACGATCTTAGCATAGACGAGCTCATCAGCAGAAGGCAACAAAAAATTTTAAGGTTCGGTGCTTATAAAGAAAACTAA
- a CDS encoding beta-ketoacyl-ACP synthase II, whose product MKRVVVTGIGMITSLGLDKQSSFENICNGKTGVDKISLFDASEFPVQIAAEVKGFDPSSIIEDGKEIKKMDRFIQLGLKAAGEAMDDAKFSGFDSDEFGVSSASGIGGLPNIEINANTCLQRGPRRISPFFIPSALVNMLGGFVSIYYKLKGPNLSSVTACAASAHAIMDAARVIMIGEAKKMLAVGAEAAVCPVGIGGFAAMKALCARNDDPAHASRPFDAERNGFVMGEGAAALVLEELEDAKARGAKIYGELVGFGASGDAYHITSPSLDGPIRAMKKAYEMAGRPKIDYINAHGTSTAINDKNETAALKELFGEGKVPAVSSTKGQLGHCLGAAGAVEAAVSLLAMQNGIIPPTINQISKDPDCDLDYVPNVARKAKLDCVMSNNFGFGGTNASLIFKRVD is encoded by the coding sequence ATCTGTAACGGAAAAACCGGGGTTGATAAAATTTCGCTCTTTGACGCTAGCGAATTTCCGGTTCAAATTGCAGCTGAAGTAAAAGGTTTCGATCCTTCGAGCATAATCGAGGATGGAAAAGAGATAAAAAAGATGGATAGATTTATCCAGCTGGGACTTAAAGCCGCGGGTGAAGCTATGGATGACGCTAAATTTAGCGGTTTCGATAGCGATGAATTCGGCGTTAGCTCCGCTAGCGGTATAGGCGGTTTGCCGAATATCGAGATAAACGCCAATACCTGCTTGCAGCGCGGCCCTAGGCGAATTTCTCCGTTTTTTATCCCTTCTGCGTTAGTAAATATGCTCGGCGGCTTTGTTTCGATATATTATAAATTAAAAGGTCCGAATTTATCCAGCGTTACGGCTTGTGCGGCTTCTGCACATGCGATTATGGACGCTGCGAGAGTTATTATGATCGGCGAAGCGAAAAAGATGCTTGCAGTGGGAGCCGAGGCTGCGGTTTGTCCCGTAGGTATCGGCGGATTTGCCGCGATGAAGGCGCTTTGTGCTAGAAATGACGATCCTGCGCACGCTTCACGTCCGTTTGATGCGGAGCGAAACGGCTTTGTTATGGGCGAAGGCGCGGCGGCTTTAGTTTTAGAAGAGCTAGAGGACGCAAAAGCGCGCGGCGCTAAAATTTACGGCGAGCTCGTAGGATTCGGCGCTAGCGGCGATGCTTATCATATCACTTCGCCTAGCCTAGACGGACCGATCCGCGCTATGAAAAAGGCCTACGAGATGGCGGGACGCCCGAAGATTGATTATATCAACGCTCACGGAACGTCCACCGCAATAAACGATAAAAACGAAACTGCGGCGTTAAAAGAGCTTTTCGGCGAGGGCAAAGTGCCTGCGGTCAGCTCCACTAAGGGTCAGCTAGGACACTGCCTGGGTGCTGCCGGAGCTGTAGAGGCTGCGGTCAGCCTTTTAGCGATGCAAAACGGCATTATACCGCCTACGATAAATCAAATTTCAAAAGATCCAGATTGCGATTTGGACTATGTGCCAAACGTCGCTAGAAAAGCCAAACTCGATTGCGTTATGAGCAATAATTTCGGTTTCGGCGGTACAAACGCGTCGCTTATTTTCAAAAGAGTAGATTAA